The DNA segment AAGACTACTTCATACCGCTGGTGCTTGCTCTGCTGGGGAGGCAGAAAAGGCggtggggaggaaggatgcCGCAGCATGGTCTAGCAGGGAGCAAGGCTCCCTGTGCCGCCAGTTATTAGGAAGCGGatcctcctcctgctttctctccaGGTGCTGCTAATGAGGAATTCAGCCACCTTCactaaaaataactttcctgTAGCAGGAAAAGACCAGCCAGTGCTCCTGCTGGATGACGGTTTAGTTTGATAGACCTCGCATTCAACATTTAACAGCCAGTATGTTTACAGGCAAcattttttttggctgctgtcCCTGGCATGTCACTAATGTTTAGCCAAATGAACTGGGAGGATTATAACAGACAGGGACACTGGTGCAAGTGACAGGCGCAGAGACAAGTGCTGCAAGAAGCTAATTTACACATCGAGTTTCACAGCCTGAACCTCCCTTCCTGCTCAATAAGctcatcagctgctgctttataCTCGCCAGCCAGCTTTCATAAAAATGAGGGAGCtcacaaaatctttttttcttttttttgcctgcctGCTTAGACAACAGATTCTAATAAAAACCACTTCTTAATATTGTTGAAAATAAGTCCTCTTTTATGTGGAAATGTGGATTTAATGTAAATAGTTTGTGCTGCTCTGATTCTCTTTAAGAGCTGCTTGGCTGTTAGCAGTCCCTGTGTAGCCTTTCAAGTCACTCCGGAGacactgcctgctgctgagaTGTGGACTGCTCTCAGAGGGGATCTGTGTTCCTGCTTGCTTCTCCCGGAATGCTCTCCGCGCTATGTGAGAGCTGTTTTCTCAGACAGGGATCAgccacatttcagaaaatgcaacaaCACCTGCATCTGCAAAATTGTCACCACTTTCTCACAAAATAACGTGGTCATAGGGAAGAATGCACTGACAAGAGCTCTTCAAGGGCACCCTGGCTTCATCTGCCTAAGTTGCTTTGTCCTTGAAAGTGTCCAAGACCACCCCAAACAGTCCCGGGTGCTTGTGGTTGTGTATCTCCTGCTCCATGTGCTGCCACAGACTCTGAGCTCACGTCTGTGCTGGGTCACCAGagcacagaaagctgcttcAGGCTCAGCGACCCCTGCCCTCATTGCTCAAACACCCGTCAATTTTACAAAGCAGCATAAAGAATGAGAAACATATCGtgtgaaaagtatttcttaaaattttcaaaattcttcctCTATTTTCAGTTCATTGGGGAAATTAAAACCACCACCaagttttccagctgcagaaatgctgttcttcAGCCAGTTCTAGCCCTGTTCTGTTTACGAGAGAGAGTATAAGTTTTCACTGCCTAATAAAAACAATCATCTGTATTCTGTGGCTGCAAGCAACAACACTGTGAGAGTGGAGCAACTTGAGAAGCTTTTTGAGGAGAATATGAATTACCTCAGCCAAAGAACAAAGCACAGAAGGACCCCTGAGCACCAAGAGAAATTGCAGAACAACGTATCCGGCATGTCTCCAAACCTCGGCAGTTTAACTGCGAGACTTtatgcttttgagaaaaaatgtCTTACTTGAATATTCCCATAGGTACGTTCTTGCCACTTATTTCTGCGGTAGAAATTGTTGCTCATGTTTTTTAAGGCCGGAATGAATGGACAAGCGTTTTATCAGCTAAGCTGGATTGAGAAGCACAGGTAATATCCTCAAACCACTGAGACTTGTGGTACGGCTCTGCAATGAGCAAGAACATTAAAGGCTGCTATAAAGAAACAAGCTCCTGTGCCCTCAGCCGGACAGAATTATAAAAATCCCCACAGCGTCCTCAAAGCACTGaattaacagaagaaagagcTGTAGTTTAATGTGATGGATAGAGCCCCTGGGCTCCATTGCAGTGGATGCTGCCGTCCGTCCTCCGGCGCAGACCGTCAGGGCACGCAGTACCTTCAATTTCTCAAAACGGGCAAGTGTGCTACCTCGCCTCCCCCAATAAAATAAGTGAAGATAATTACATACTTAAATCTAGGTGTCGGGGTGCTTTGCTACACAGAAATTCATCTTGTTATCTTCAGAGTCCTTGAAGTTAGAGAGGGATTTGAGTTACTGACATAATTTGTTCCCTGAGGGCTGTGGAAGCGAACTGAGAGGCATATCTGAATAATAACTCCCAGACCGCACATCATACAACAGGAGCAAGCATCGCTCCAGAAGGAAGACACAATGGGAAGCAAAAGATCTGAAGCGTTTATAACCTATAGAACGATCAGGCAgaatttgtttgggtttttcccccaggcagctgcccatCAGGGAGATCTGGAGGCAAGCTCCTCTGTTCTCACTTTGCTAAAGCTTATATTAACGTAAAGCTGCCGGTGGGTGAAAGCTGGGCGATGGGCCCGGGCGGGCCGCCCTGCTTGCGGCAGGCTGGGGCGGgctcccggccccggcccgTCCCACCACCGAGCGGGGACGAGGGCTCCCTTCGCCCGCCGTTTTGGCCCGGGGGCCGGCCGGCTGCCGGGGAGCCGGGCGATGGCGAGGGCGGGCAGCTCCTCAGGCGAGGAGGCTCCACAAGATGGCGATCGAGAGCTCCCGCGCTCTCCTCAAGATGGCGGCGGGCGGCTCGGCGCGGCGGGCGGTCACGGTGGGCCGGAGCCACACGGAGACCCATGGCCCGGCTCTCCCACGGCGGCAGCGGCCTCGTGGGCGCTGTGTGAAGGGGTCCCTGGAGGACAGGCGCTTGGCAATCGCCTCTGCTGAGCCCACGGGGGAAGCCCCTGCGGCGGCCCGTCGAGGGCCGCGGACAACGAGCCTGGTAAGAGAGCCGGGGCCTGCGGGGAGAGGGTTCGGGGGAGagggccggggggagcgggagcgCCGGGCCTGGGGGGAGAGCGTTCGGGGGAGAGGGCCGGGGGcccggggggagcgggagcgCCGGGCTTGGGGGGAGAGCGCCGGGGGACCGGGCCGCGGCACTGCAGGGGGGTTGCGGCTGATTATTAACCGCGACAAACTGCGCGTCACCGTGAGGGAATTCCCTGGTAAATTTATAcggttttttgcttttcctgctttcccGCCGCTTTGTTAGACACCTGCGTGCAGAATACGGTGCGGGGGCAGGTTTGTGTGCTACTAGGCCGGATTTTGGATTTGTTACTGCTGAAAGGGGCGGTAGGCCCTTAGTATGCCGCTAGCAAGTGGTGGGATGCTTGGCTGTACCAGTCTGCTGCTTGAATTGCCATCTACCACATCcctaagaaaatacaaaaatgccAGTTAGACATGTACAGTGCTTGTTTatgctttgaaaagcagctttccactGGTGATGGACTGTTTAGTGTAAGCTATCtgctcctcttttcttcttttcatgtGCACTTGCtactaattatatttttaacaatataGCTTTGGATCGAGGTGCCGCTCACTTGATAGAGCCCTTCAGTTCCACATGCAGCCTTGCAACTAAAGAGatgcagtgattttatttttctttatttcaagtaATCTTATTTAGGATCTTACCTTTTTTCTAACAGCGTTCTTCACATGAAGCAGCTGACAGACCACcctcaaagaggaaaaaatgtgagaagAGTCTAGTAAAATCAGAACTGGAAGGACTTGAGTGTGGAAGTGGAAGCCTCACTGCATTGGGGGAAACGCTGAAAACACGTGATGGGGATGGACATTCAAAAGATTCAGGAGATCGTGATATAACTCAGCAGAAAACAGGTGAAGACACTCCAGAGACTaacaaagagaaacaggaaaaggagcATAATGTTTCTCTCAAGCCACATTCAGTGAAATCAAGCGGTGCTCCATCAAAAATGGATGATGATGAAAATCTGTGTCATCATGCCTGCACtgaagaggaaagcagctgtaaaagTGTACTTTCAGATGGGCCCAGCTTGGAGGATGCAGATCTCCCAAAGAAGCCAATACAACTGGACAATAGTGCTTTCTTGGATGAAGACAGCAACCAGCCAATGCCAGTGGACCGTATCTTTGGAGATGTTGGGGTTTTGCAGGTAAGATGGTGACAGTCTCTTCACACTTTACAGGCTCGGGTCTGTTACCCTGAAGTCTTGCATCTTCAAAGTTAGGCTAGCGTCAAAATTGTAGGCAAACTTGACCAGTATCAGTAGACATCTGGAGTCATATCCCTGGCCCCTAGACAGAATTGTCTCAATCAGAGATGAAATTAATTGCCCAGACAAATTAATTTAAGATGTAAAACCTCTCTTACTTAGATTACCTAGTCCAATTCCGTATGACGTACACGGCTATATTCTGGAGACACAGCATTACtgtcaaaatagttttttactgtttcttagTAGCGATTATTGTAGCTCTTTGGCAAGGAAGCTGGATTCTGGCCACCTCTGCTTTCACATTGATCAAAGACCAGAGCTTTAAATTCAAGCCCCAGGTCTGCCTTTAGTACACTGTAACTTTGGGCAAGTGATGCTGCCTTCTTTTAGGTGTTTCATGAGGAATGGTATTTAGTGGAAGTAGTGTGGACTTGTTTGTGGAGCATTTCACCCTCTCTGTATCCTTGAGCCTGCAGATGGAATGCCAGCCCTCTCCATGACCACATACCCTCAAAGTCCCTCTGCTATAGCTATGGGTTTATGCCACCACTTCCAAGTGAAGAGGTGTGTGTTGGTGCCTTGTGTCTTGGATGTTGAAGTATGTGAGGTGTTGGAGAGGCAGGAGGTCTGCCGTTTGCCACAACAGACTTTCCTTtatgattttatgtttttcttaaaggatCTCCCAGCAGTTGCACTCCCAAGCACAATGATGAGCAGGCGAGAAtccagaaaactgcattttattgcaaaggaagatgaggaggaggaggaagaggatgttGCCTAACAACAAAGTGTTATCAAATTaaacctttttctttgcaaCCACGTAATGATGGTTGGTTATGTTCCTGACGTAAGGTGTCtgagtttgcttttctgagagAGAGGACTGGTagagtttgtttttctggaattGGCAGAGACAGTATTCTCCCACGGTTATCTGGGGCAAGGCAAAGACTTAACTGAATTTTCAGTGAGTTGGAAGTAAATTGTAATTTATTGTTTTACCTCAAATACTTAggaaaagaacagggaaaatatAAGTTcttattgcttttttatatataaatttgaGACCCTACCTGGGGTGAACACTTGGTCTTggtccttttttaaaaacagccaagaaaaacaTGTTAGAACAAGggcctttttcttttaattctgcGATGTCTGCCATTGCAGCATCCAGATAGTGACACGGCCAGTTGACTGCCCAGTACAAAGGGGGACACTGGCCTCTGTTGTGCAAGTTGTGTTGCATTGTTTACTTCTAAACCAGAACCAATTAAACGTGTAAAATGCAGTTCTTCCAGCAAAACACAATGCATGGATGTTTGTGTTAGTTCAGTGTTGTTAATTCGTGGAAGTTGAGTGCATTTTTATTGCATGTCAGTTCTCTGAAGGACCACCACGTAAAGCTGACTGCTCCCTtcttccaccagaccaggtgTCAGCATTGCTTTTTATAATGGTTGTGTAATGCAGCCCACCACAGTATTTTCAATTGACTTCAAGGGTTAGGAATAAGAATTTTGCAAACAAATGCATTGGTGGTGATAAAGGAGGAACGAAATCCCATGTCGGACTTGATGGGTATATGAATGAGTGCTAAGGATATGGGTCAGTTCCCCAAACTTGTGATTTTGacctgcattttcagaaaataatgagcAACTTCAGATTTCAGGAAGTGTTAACTCACCCAGTGTTTATAATACTTCTTTGAAAGTGTGATTATGCCATAAGCTTCCAGATCTTTATTGTTACAGTTTCTtctacatttctaaaaatataaagatgttATCAGCAGAtggtttaaataaatattaatttctacAGCTATAGCCTGTTAAACATTCAAAAGTTGTAAGCCAAACAAATTGTATATGCATGACATGTTAATTTATTCACATTTCCACTCTGGCTGATGCACTGTTTCTGTCAACGGTATTTTTTGGCTCCTTTTCACTCTAattctgtaacacagaaaaatctaaTCTTTTAATAGCATATTCATGGTTTTCAGCACAACTCCATCTTGAAGTAGCTCTCCCAGCTTTCCTTAAATGCCATATTTGCTACTGCCTCTTTGTAGCAAATATGCCTTCAcacacattcattttcatttcagcactgTGCAAAATGGTGATTTTGTTTGTAGGAAGCATGCCGTACAGATGACATTGTGTTTGTCATCAGAATGTTAGCTGTGATGCCTTCCCCAATGTCAAAAGAGTGTCAGGTGCATTCTAGCTTAGTTACCGATGACATATATTCAGTAAAGCAATCTGGAAGGATCGATTGATTAAATGCATTGGTATTAGAAATCCCATCTTTAAAACACACAGACTTACTTTTCGTATTGAAATGTTTGGGAGGGGGATTGAGTGtgttgtttaaaagtaaatcaGTACTCTCTGCAGCAAAGTTCCCGCATTTCCAAGACATAGTAAGGTATAGGTCACACAGCAATGCTATTTTAATACAATTCTGTGTGGACTAGCTGAATTTACCCAGGTGAGAAAGAACACCAACAACACGgtagaaaaaaaagtctacccTAGAGATCAGGGAAGTTATTTATGTAGCAGAAAGTAGCTAGTGTTCCATTCATCAACGTGTTTGTTTCCCTGTGCCCAGTCTTCCTAGCCTGAATTGGCCATGCTATGTTACACCCAATTAACCACGCATGCACTAACCACGCATGCACCTCTGCTTCCACATAAACACAGAGAAAGATAGTGGcgattatatttattttttaaaaattcacatcACTTACACTGCCAGTCCTTAAGAGTTCAGTTGCTATCAgctgctatttaaaaacaaactaaaaaatcaagtaaaaattgatctatttgtattttgttaccGGAGGTAGGAAGTGTCTTACAAAAGCAGTATTCTCTAAAGCAGCAGGTAAacatgattattattattacagtaACATTGCTTGTATTGCTTCAGGCAAACTCCAAGCTAAAGATGCAGAAAACGTTtgaaaggagagggaaatgaATTGGAAAGATGACAAAGAACAAAAGTggtaaaagcaaagacagaaagggCCTTGCTCTTCCCTCTAGGAGATGCACAGCTAAAGCACCAGTAAATAGAGTGGTTGTGGATGAGCACAGGTGTTTAGGTACAGAGGAGCCAGCCGCTCAGTCACTGAATTGCCCCTTGGCATACCTGAAATACAGTGGTTGTCTGCTTGGAAAAGGCACAGAGCAACAGAATTATCCTAACATATTCTTTGTTTGGCTTAATGGTCAGAGAAATACTACAAGACCCCTTCTTCAGTtcttaagaaatgttttgtccAAGTTTCGTTTCCGTGTACTGTGAGTTTTGGGCCTATGTTTGTCACAGCAAGAAGGAGATCGTAGGGCATAATCAGTGCCAGCCTCTGACCTCATTTTTATACCCTGACACACATCTGTTTTACTGCACTTAACACAGTGTGATCTAAGGAAGGCTTGCAGTAAGTGAGAGTAGAATTATGAACGTATGCTTTTAAGACTGCAGTTGAATTACTTGGCAAGTCTCTTTTGCCAGAGACTTACGTAAGTTCTTGTTTAAGAAACTAGAGCTATTTAAAAGTGATACCACATGacatgattttgaaaaaagcagaagtcagtTCCAGAGATAGCACTACGAAATCTTGtggttttgcttcctttttctgtaaattttagTTTTGTCACAACTGAGATTATGATTGGTTTTCTTATGGCAAGCAATATGTACAAGTTTTAAATTATCCACTGTAAACAGCAGCTGATAGAAATATTCCCAGTTCACTTCTCTTCCATCTCGTGTTTTGACAGCTTCTGCCAGTTCTGGGACAACAGCACGTTTCTTCTCTATTCTATagtacacaaaagaaaacaatattgCTGTCAAAAGCTTTTTCATAATAATCAAGCCGCCATCTTCTTTTAGAGCCAGGCAGAATTTGAATTCTTTCACCGTAACTaggtttataattttttttcctgaggacaTTAGTTTAGCAAATCCTGTTTACTTCACAAGTACACAATGCCTGAAAATGggcctgggtttttttgccacaaAGGATAACATGGTGAGGAGGGGTACGTTCTCAtccaaagaaaatgtgaagggAAGCAAAGCAGCTAATGAGAGACATTATAAATCTGTCTTCAGGACTTTATGTTActgcaaacagctgcagcatccaAGCATCTTTTTATCACAATGCACTATTCTTAGGGGAACTAactgcacagggcagggggtAAAGGTTCAATGGCTCTACCTTTCCTGCCTAAGATGAAGGGCATGAAATGGGTAAGTGTAGATTAATACTTTGTACATACATGTGATCCAGATTCCAGGTACTGAAGAGGATTCTGCTTTCCCTGTTACTGTAGGGGTTGATTGAATGCTTACATGGGCAGTCATCTCTGTCAAAAGGCCCCTGTAAATCAAGAGGGCTGTGATGACAGGTGTACTGCCTGTCACCCCAGCACAGCGCTCCCGTTTGCTAGAACTAACCATAGATCGTGGAAGCTGTGACATCACCCAACCGAACTTCACACTGTGCTACACAAGCATCCATGTAGCTGTTCCCTTTGTCTAACAGCACTGCAAGTCACACCACCGCTTGTTGGAAGCATGACTCTGCTTTAGCAAGGGCTGAACGTACCTGACAAGAGAACCATCCCTCCATAGTGCACAGGCGGactgcttcctcctctcttctgtCAAAGTAGCATCCGTTGTATTTCACAGATTTCAGTTTGTCTGACATCAGGTCAATTATGCTTTTATATGCATCTCTTGCTGTAGGatgaacatttgaaataaaactactAACCTAGAggaggggtaaaaaaaaaaaaaaaacaaccaaccaaaccaatCATTCCATGGTGTCTATAGCAGCCTAAGGCTCTTCTCTACAATCTGTATGTTGCACTGTAAAAGTGTTTTTacagatatatacacacacatgtggTCACAGATTTACTTTTACTAGCAGCTTGAGACAAAGTTACTTCAACAGAAACTTTTTACCTCTTTCATGTAGCTTCGTATTCTGCTTTCGCAACTGTATCGCATATAGCTTGATTTGTTCTTAAAACGAGACTCTAGACCTAAAAGCAATTAGATTGTGTTGTAACCTAGCacttgcagtgctgtgcttctACCTGGCTGGAAACTTACCCCTTTTCATTCTCCCTTTTCACAGACTCAGTatgcacaggttttttttctctttcccatttttattccGCTAGTTCAAGACTACCCTGCTTTTGGCACTTAAAAGGACCATGCAGAGCGTATGCAGCGAGAGCAGTAGCTGATATTATAGATGTTAAATGTTACACGTTGATGTGCATACACAGAACACTAACAGATGATGAAAAATCAAATTGTTCAGAACTGCAACAATGACTTGGGAATAGGAGGGGGACCTTGCAAAGGAGGTATAAGGAAAACAAGGGAAGATTTGCTGGCTCGTATGGGCAAATTTCAATATGCTGTTAGCAAACTTAAAGTACTGCAAATGCAGACCTGTGTTAATGGGGAAAAATTTGTTCCAGAGTGATCTGGGATACAGCGATAGGGAACACCGTTTTTTTACCGTTTTCTGATAGCAGATACAGGTATATTTTCAAGAAACCTAGAAACGCATGCTAGTGTAAGCAGTAACTAATCCCCTGACCAGATGCCAAATCTCACTAGGCAGAAGGACTCCCACATTTTTAAACTCCTTTAAGAACAGTAGCCTGGCAGAAGCGACTCTGGAGCAGAGTGCGACCTGGTGCCCCGCCGCAGCTCCGGGCGGGCGGCAGCCGTACCTTCGAACCACTTCTTGTCGTCCTCCTTGTCCTCGGCCAGGATGTTTTCGCTCAGGTTGTGGATGAGATCCGccagcagcttctgcctccTGGGCGCCCGCTCGTCGGACAGCAGCTTCTGCGCCGCCTCCACTACCGCACGGCTCTGGGTGCAGGAAGCAGCCAGGAACCGCTCGATGTCGCTGGCACCTGCGGCTTGCGCGGGCGAGGGGCTGAGGGGCCGCGGtcgggccccgccgccgccgaccccccccccgcccgccgccgacccgccccgccgccgccgccggccaccccccgcccggccggccccggtGCACTCACAGCCCTGCCACGTCTCCCCgggccccagcagcaccagctccgTCTGCGGCGGCAGCGTGTGGAAGTAGCTCTCGCTCAGCTCCGTCCCGTCCTCGCAGAGGCAGAGCCGGCTGCCTGCCAAGGGAACCTGCGCCCCGGGCGGGTGAGAGCCGagccggccccccgcccccgcggccccgcgccgcgcccccggcccgcacCTGCAGCAGCCGGCAGCCCTTCCGCAGCAGCCCGCGCAGGCTCCCGGCCGCCACACCGAACTTCTGCGGGCTGCCGCAGCCGCGCAGCCGGAAGGCCCGCAGCCGCTCCGCCatggccccggccccggccccgccgccgcccggcgcgCATgcgcgggggagggggagggcgGGCTGTGTGCGCatgcgcggcggcgggcggcgtTGCCATGGGacccggcggcggggccgcagTGAGGCAAGTGGGGCTCGGCCCGGTcgctccctctctcctctcctctcctctcccctccgGCCGGGCGAGTCGCCTCCGGGGCCCGGTCAGGCCGCCGCTGGGCTCTGGGCCGCCGTGCAGGCCGGCTTTATCCgtggcccggcccggccgtgACCCCGAGCCAGCGCCGGGAGCCTCTGGGGCCTGCGGGCTGCCGCCGAGGCCTGCTGCCGCCTCCCACGGCCAGGCGGCCGGGGCAGGACCGGGGGGCTGTCGGCAAAGGCTGAAATTAATCCTATAATATCCCTGCGGCAGCGTGGGGAGCGGGGGTCTTTGGTGCTTGTCCCGCCGGTCGTTGACCCCATCCTGTGCTGTCCCCGTGTGCGCGGCTGTTAAAAGGTGCTAAACCGACCCTGTTCTTCACTGTGCTTTTCCATTGGCTTAAGCACAGAGGGTGGTACGGGTTTCTCCTGTGCTTGTTTTGGAACTTGTGGTTTCAAGCTCCATCTTGGATTAGCAAATTTAATTGAGTTTATTGGCAAACTGCTATACAAGTTAGCTAAACTCTTCTTTCAGTAAGTAGTAATAAAACACTCCGCATACGAATGTGGTGCGGTTTACAATGCCAATATTCATTAAAGGAAATTTAGGTTTGTAGTCATTATCTACTGACCGATGGACCGCAGGATTTAGTCCTTTAACTCTAGTGTTTCAATGTTCTTTTCTTGTCCTTCCAGGGATTATCTTAAGCTTGAAACATCAACGCTTTGACTAGCTTACTTCTGCAGCATGCCACACAAGATCGGTTTTGTAGTTGTTAGTTCGTCAGGAGAGGAAGATGGCTTCAGCGCAAAAGAGCTGATGGTTCATGCACCAACAGTGAATGGATGGCGATCACCCAGGTACTGCAAGTGGGAGGAATGTGCCTAGTTCTGAAGCACTGACTTGCAAATGAGTGGGAGACATACCATGCATGGTCACAGTAGTTTACAGCATCCCTGACCAAACCAgttataaaaccaaaaaagttactttaatCCCATGGAACCCTtgtcctgggggggggggggggggaggggaagcatTTTGTTCCGCATTTTGTTCCGCACCTAAAAGCATCACATTGCATTTAAATCAAGtcctttaaaagacaaaaagggaacaggttttgcttttctccgTCTTGGAGTTTGCAGCTGCTTTGGCTTAGTGTTAAAAATCTGGTCCTCTCAGCACATCCTCTAGGTACGTATGGGACACTTTAACATACACATACATGCGATAATGTGAAAAGAGTTTCTACTTTACTCTTTGGTTTCTTGTTACGAATATTTGTAACACTGACTTAAATTGTAATAACTTTGGAAAGTTTCATAATTAGATGTTACTCAAATTAGAAGTGAAGTCGTCTTTAAAAAGATGATTCAGAAattgtgtgtgttttcagaCTCTGTCAGTATCCACAGGAAATTATTCTGCAGTTGGTGGAGAGATGTCGAATACGAAAGCTGCAGTTGCTTGCTCACCAGTACATGATTTCAAGCAAGATTGAGTTCTACATCAGTGAAAGCTTGCCTGAATACTTTGCTCCTTATCAGTCAGAGAGGTTTCACAGACTAGGGTAAGTCAAAAAGCTCTAAATGATTTTATTACCTTAATCAGAAAGGCTTCAGGAGGACATAATACTCATTATGCTTTGCCTGCGATGTTGATACGCTGTGCTGGAAGCAGTAAAGAGATTCCATACGTGCTTAGATCTGTAATGAAGACGTAGGTGTAAGAAGCGTGATACAGATGAACAATCTTGCCAGATGACAGCACGCATTGTTTCAGTTATGAGGCAGTTTAAAATCGTACTGAAGCACAAACCTGAGgagcagaaatacagctgtgtatttgtgtgtttcCTCTGCTTACttgttatgttttctttctcagttatGTCCCTCTCTCAGACAACGAAAAGACCAATTTCAAAGCACGAGAGTTAAAATCTGTGTATATGGATGCAGTTGGCCAGTACCTGAAGCTgattttccataaaaattaTGTCAATAAATACAATGTATATGGTCAGGTAAGCTGAGTTAAGAGTCCTTACTTGCTAAGCTAGATGATGTTTCAGTAGTACAGAACAGGCATAGAAATCTGCTCCTTTGGTTTGTAGAAGCTAAAAATGTGGGTTGAAAGCTCCTGCAGTTATTTTTGGtttctcttaaaacaaaaaataccaatGAGAGGTTATAAGTGACCTGGAATCATGACCAAGTGTATGCAACTTATTCAGAACGAATGAGTCAAGTGCACTTTCCATTACTGCCTTTCATTCTGAGTTTTTGACGGCAAAGGAGACTGTGCTGAAGACAAAGTACTTCCTCTGAGAATAGCTCTGTAGTCGCTACAAAGTCACACTTAGTCTTTAGAATCTGATGTGGCATTAGGTGAAAGTGTTGTACAGCCAGCCAGATAGatacttgatttttctttgcctcagttctGCAGTGACGCTTTTCACTTCCATCCCAGACTGGAAAAGGGAACAACTGAGGACTGTACAATGTGGTCTGTAGATCTGgtaataaatttttaatgaagcaTGAAGCACGTTTAGCACTTagtgcttttctttgcttccataCCACCCTGGAGACCACAGGTCCTATTTTTGTTGttccatttgttttgtttcagtttcaaTAGGATATG comes from the Falco rusticolus isolate bFalRus1 chromosome 3, bFalRus1.pri, whole genome shotgun sequence genome and includes:
- the C3H1orf174 gene encoding UPF0688 protein C1orf174 homolog; its protein translation is MAIESSRALLKMAAGGSARRAVTVGRSHTETHGPALPRRQRPRGRCVKGSLEDRRLAIASAEPTGEAPAAARRGPRTTSLRSSHEAADRPPSKRKKCEKSLVKSELEGLECGSGSLTALGETLKTRDGDGHSKDSGDRDITQQKTGEDTPETNKEKQEKEHNVSLKPHSVKSSGAPSKMDDDENLCHHACTEEESSCKSVLSDGPSLEDADLPKKPIQLDNSAFLDEDSNQPMPVDRIFGDVGVLQDLPAVALPSTMMSRRESRKLHFIAKEDEEEEEEDVA
- the DFFB gene encoding DNA fragmentation factor subunit beta isoform X1 — translated: MAERLRAFRLRGCGSPQKFGVAAGSLRGLLRKGCRLLQVPLAGSRLCLCEDGTELSESYFHTLPPQTELVLLGPGETWQGCASDIERFLAASCTQSRAVVEAAQKLLSDERAPRRQKLLADLIHNLSENILAEDKEDDKKWFEGLESRFKNKSSYMRYSCESRIRSYMKEVSSFISNVHPTARDAYKSIIDLMSDKLKSVKYNGCYFDRREEEAVRLCTMEGWFSCQGPFDRDDCPCKHSINPYSNRESRILFSTWNLDHIIEKKRAVVPELAEAVKTRDGREVNWEYFYQLLFTVDNLKLVHIACHKKTNHNLSCDKTKIYRKRKQNHKIS
- the DFFB gene encoding DNA fragmentation factor subunit beta isoform X2, which encodes MAERLRAFRLRGCGSPQKFGVAAGSLRGLLRKGCRLLQVPLAGSRLCLCEDGTELSESYFHTLPPQTELVLLGPGETWQGCASDIERFLAASCTQSRAVVEAAQKLLSDERAPRRQKLLADLIHNLSENILAEDKEDDKKWFEARDAYKSIIDLMSDKLKSVKYNGCYFDRREEEAVRLCTMEGWFSCQGPFDRDDCPCKHSINPYSNRESRILFSTWNLDHIIEKKRAVVPELAEAVKTRDGREVNWEYFYQLLFTVDNLKLVHIACHKKTNHNLSCDKTKIYRKRKQNHKIS